The region CGCGCGCGCCCGCTGCACGGCGGTCAGCACGGCCGCCTGGCCGACCACCGTCATGCCCAGGGCCGCGTAGGCCATGGCGGCCAGCACGTCACCGATGCTCAACCGCCCGGCCACCACGCCGAACCCGGCCGCGGTCAGCACCGCGAGCTCCACGGCGGGCAGCAGCAGACCGGCCCGCCAGATCATCTTCGCCTGGGTGCGCCACATCCCGACCCCGGCCGCGGCGAGCCGGGGCAGCGGCCGCAGCACGCGGTCCGCCTCCTGGTCGGCCCGACCGGACGCGGCGATCGTGCGCAGCCCGCCCACGGCGTCCAGCAGCCGCGCCGACAGCTCGCCGGACACCTCCTGGTAGGTGGCCACGTCGTCGGCGGTCAGCCGCAGGTGCGAGCGCACCAGCAGCAGCGCCAGCGGCACGCTCAGCAGGAACACCGCCGCCAGCCGCCAGTCCAGCAGCGTCAACGCCACCACCGCGCCGCCCGCGGTCATCACGGTGATCCCCAGGTTGACCAGCAGCACCGCGAAGTTCCCGGCGATCGCGCTGTCCCCGGTCAGCCGGCTCACCGCGTCACCGGCCTCGAACCGGCCCGGGTGCCCGAGCCCGACCAGCTTGCCGATCACCTTGCGGCGCAGGAACGCGGTGCCGCGCGCGGCGATCGCCGCCGCCAGCACCACGCCGATCGCGTCGCCCACCACCTCCACGCCCACCAGGCCGGCCAGCCACAGCACGGTCCCGGGGTCGAGCCGCCCGCCCAGCGCCATGTCCACCGCGCCCGCGAGCGCGGTCGGCAGCAGCAGCCCGGCGGTGGTGGCCAGCAGGGCGTTGCCGGCCAGCAGCAGCCAGCGCGGATCGCGCAGGACGACCGTTCTCAGCAGCATTCGGTGCTCCAGGCGGGCGGGGCGCATCATGGGCGAGGGCCCGACGCCGGCCACCCCGGGTGTGAGCCGGGAGGCCGTCGCCGGACCCTCGTGGGACCGGGTGAGCGGCGCACTTCGCCTGCGCCGCTCACCTCGTTCTCGTCCGCGGGCGAGATCAGCAGAGCAGCAGGCTCGCGGAGGAGTGGCTGCACGGGAGCAGCAGGGAGACGCTGGACGCGGTCGTGCTGCCGCCACCGCCGCTGCTGCCGCCGCTGGCCATCGCGTTGGACTGGACCTCGGGGGTGTCCATGTCCTGAAGGTCGAGGATGAACTCCATGTCGACTCCTTGGTGCTCGTCGGGGGGAACTGTGGGGGAAACGGGTTACTGCAACCGGCCCGCGAGGGCCGGGGCTGTGAGGAACGGCAGTGCGGGCACGCCGTCCACGGCGGACGCGAGCGCGAGCAGCACGCCCGCCCCGCCGGTGTTGAGGTCCATCGACAGCCGGCGCAGCTGGACGCCCGGGAACGCCAGCCCTTCCTGGTAGGGCACGGCGTGCCAGGCCAGCGCCGACAGGTGCCGGTCGACCGCCTCGCGGGTCCCGCCCGCCTGGGCGAGCGTGGCCAGCAGGCCCGCCCGGCCCACCATGAACGCGGGCTGGATGACGAACTCGCAGGTCAGCCCGGAGACCAGTTCGGGCAGCCGGGCCGAGCACGCGGCGTCCGGCGCGACCCGGGCGAACTCGTCGAGCGCCAGCGCGATCCCGGCGCTGCCGATGCCCACGTAGGGCAGGGTGCGCAGGGTGCCGTCGCGGACCTGGGTCGAGCCGTCCAGCGCGGTCATGCACTCGGCGAGGTCGCGTTCCAGCGCGCGCTCGGCGTGGTCGAGCCACCGCCGTTCGCCGGTCAGCTCGTGCAGCCGGGTGAACAGCAGCGCCGGGCCGGACCAGCCGTGCAGCAGGCCCGCGCGGGCCTTGTCGCCGGGCGGCGGCGCGTCGGCGAGCATCCCGACCAGCCGGTCGCCCAGGTCCAGCGCCCGGTCGGCGAACGACTCGTCGTCCCGGCGCACCGCGAAGTGCAGCAGGTTCAGCGCGACCCCGGACAGGCCCGCGTTGAGGCCGTGGTCCTTGGTGTCGGGCAGCAGCTCGGCGTACTCGCGGACCAGCTCGTCGGCCTCGTCGTGGTAGCCGAAGTTCTCCAGCACGTGGGCGATCCCGTGCGCGCCGGTGTAGAAACCGGGCTCCTTCGGCGGGTCGCGGCGCAGCGAGTCCAGCAGCCACCGCTCGTGCTCGGGGAACCGGCCCTCGCCGGCGACGTCGAGCGCGTGCAGCACACCGGCCGCCCCGTAGGCGAAGCACGCGCCGCCCACCTCGAACTGCTCCACGTCACCGGGGAACAGCCGGTCGTGGCGCTGCGGCGTGGCGCTGGCCAGGATCGCCGCGGCGATCGACTTGCGCACGACCGCCCAGTCCGGCGTCGGCTCGTCCAGCGCCGTCGACACCCGCACCGGCGGGTCGACGCGCGGCGTGAGCACCTCCACGATCCGGTCGCAGTAGTCGTCCGGCAGGCCGAACCGCCGGCGGATGAACTCCACGTGGTGGCGCAGCTTCGCGGGGGACAGCTCGATCACCGCGTTGAGCGGCAGGAACACGTACAGCCGCAGCGCGGCCAGCGCGTAGTCGTCGATCTCGAACCCGGAGCGGTCCGGCGGGGCCTGGAAACCGGGGGAGCCCAGCGTTGGCCTGCGGTCCTCCTCGACCCGGAACGCGAGCTCGAAGTCGATCAGCGACACCGCGTCGTCGTCGTCCACGAGCACGTTCAACGGGTGCAGGTCGCTGAACACCACGCCGCGCGCGTGCACGTCGGCCACGATCCGCTCGACGTCGGCCACGATCGCCAGCGCCCGCGCGGTGTACTCGGACAGGTCGCCGACGTCGTAGTGGGTCAACGGGTAGTGCTGGCCCAGCCACTGGCCGATCGGCCGGCCCGGCACCGGTTGCATCGCGAAGAACTCGTGCTCCCACGCGCTGAACAGCTCGTGGGCCGCGGGCACCCCGGGCACGCCGGACAGCAGGGTGAGGATGTCGTGCTCGCGGCGCAGCCGGGCCACCGCGTCGACGTTGTCCCGGTCCAGCCCGGCGTGCGGTCGGGCCTCCTTCAGCACCACGTCCGCGCCGTCGGACTTGCGGGTCGCCCGGTACACGCCGCCGCCGTTGGAGAAGTGCAGCGACTGCGTCACCCGGTAGGGGAACGAGTCGGCGTCACCGCCCTTGCGGGCCGCGAGGTGTTCTTCCAGGCACTTCGGCAGGGTGATCCAGTCGGGCACCCAGAAGGTCGGTTTGCGCTGGTCGGGAACCAGTTCGCCGGTCGCGCCCTCGATCGCCAGGACGCGTCTGCCGTCGACTTCCAGCCACTGCTCGACAAAGCCGCCGTAACGCACGAACAACGGTCCCGCGGCGTACCGGAGATCGCTCAGGATGTACGCGCCGGGCTGACCCGCGAGCAGTTCGTCGAGCTCGCGCAGGGTCTTTTCCAACTGCGCCTCGTCGGCCGGGTAGATGGTGATCAGCTTGCCGCTCGCCTCGCGCGGGGCGTATTTCGAGTTGCGGGCCAGCACGATCGACCGGGTGCGCAGGTACTTGAACGGGATGCGCCGCGCGACCAGGTGCTCGTAGCAGGCCAGGAGCACCTCGCCGGCGTTGCCGACGGTGGCCGAGACGTGGATCTTCCAGCCCTGGCGGGGCAGCACCGCGCCGGCCGGCTGGAGGTAGCGCCAGATCGTGAGATCGGCCCGCGCCCAGTCCGCCGGAAGCTCCGGGAGCACCTGCGAAAAATCATCGGCAGCGATTTCCGTGGAGCTTTGCACGTCGTAGAAGAGACGGTCCGCGAAGCAGTAAGCCTCATAGCGGAGATCCACCGGAATTCGCCTCCCTGTAATTTGTGGGACCGGCATATTCCCGCATGTGAGTGCACTGGAGGCCAATCCGCCAGATCGGGGAGCCGACTAGGCCGTCCGTGCTGCCCGAGACGGCCCGAACAGGTACTTTGCGTTGTGTCGGATGCAGCCGAACCACCCGTTTGCCAGGTTTGCCGCTGGGCTATTCGGAGTCCTTGGGGGAGCGCCGCTAAACGGCACGGAATCGTTCTGCTTTCCCCGTGCGGCCGGCCTGCGGAATCGGCTGAACTTCCGCTGTTTTGCGGTTCCGGTCACCCGCCGTGGTGGTCTAGGCCTATCAGGGGGTTACTCGGCTATCAGGTGTGGTCGGCGTCCGATGGGGTGTGGATCAGGGGCCGAAATTCGGGTTTAACCCATTGTTCACCAAACTCGCGCCCCATCCCGACCGCACGGATCGGGTTTCGCCCTGGGCTGATCGGGTGGTCAATCATGCGTTCGGCCGCATATGGCACGCTGATAGGTGTGTCGTCCCGGCTGCTGCTGCCCGCGGTGCTGGTGGTCGCCGCGCTGACCGCGGCCACCGGCGCACTGGCCCGCGAGGTCTACCAACGCCCCGCGCAGGCGGTCGGCGACCGCATCGCCCTGCCGTCCGACTCGTCCCCCGTGCCGCGCGCCGACCAGCCCGGCAGCCCCACCGTGCAGCGCAGCCCGGACGCCGCCCTGCACCCGGACGGCGAACGCGTCCGAGCCCTGCTCCAGCGCTACTTCGACGCCATCAACGCCCGCGACTACGACCAGTGGGCCACCACCGTCACCACCGAACGGGTCGCCCGCACCCCGCGCGCCCGCTGGGAGTCCGACTACGAGACCACCCGCAACGGCACCATCCTGGTGCACCGCGTGGAAACCGTGTCACCGACCCGGGTGCGCGTGCTGATGACGTTCGTCAGCACCCAGGCCCTGGCCAAGGCCCCCGCCGACCTGCAAGCCGACTGCATCCGCTGGCGGGTCGTCTAC is a window of Saccharothrix espanaensis DSM 44229 DNA encoding:
- the lanKC gene encoding class III lanthionine synthetase LanKC; this translates as MDLRYEAYCFADRLFYDVQSSTEIAADDFSQVLPELPADWARADLTIWRYLQPAGAVLPRQGWKIHVSATVGNAGEVLLACYEHLVARRIPFKYLRTRSIVLARNSKYAPREASGKLITIYPADEAQLEKTLRELDELLAGQPGAYILSDLRYAAGPLFVRYGGFVEQWLEVDGRRVLAIEGATGELVPDQRKPTFWVPDWITLPKCLEEHLAARKGGDADSFPYRVTQSLHFSNGGGVYRATRKSDGADVVLKEARPHAGLDRDNVDAVARLRREHDILTLLSGVPGVPAAHELFSAWEHEFFAMQPVPGRPIGQWLGQHYPLTHYDVGDLSEYTARALAIVADVERIVADVHARGVVFSDLHPLNVLVDDDDAVSLIDFELAFRVEEDRRPTLGSPGFQAPPDRSGFEIDDYALAALRLYVFLPLNAVIELSPAKLRHHVEFIRRRFGLPDDYCDRIVEVLTPRVDPPVRVSTALDEPTPDWAVVRKSIAAAILASATPQRHDRLFPGDVEQFEVGGACFAYGAAGVLHALDVAGEGRFPEHERWLLDSLRRDPPKEPGFYTGAHGIAHVLENFGYHDEADELVREYAELLPDTKDHGLNAGLSGVALNLLHFAVRRDDESFADRALDLGDRLVGMLADAPPPGDKARAGLLHGWSGPALLFTRLHELTGERRWLDHAERALERDLAECMTALDGSTQVRDGTLRTLPYVGIGSAGIALALDEFARVAPDAACSARLPELVSGLTCEFVIQPAFMVGRAGLLATLAQAGGTREAVDRHLSALAWHAVPYQEGLAFPGVQLRRLSMDLNTGGAGVLLALASAVDGVPALPFLTAPALAGRLQ
- a CDS encoding SapB/AmfS family lanthipeptide yields the protein MEFILDLQDMDTPEVQSNAMASGGSSGGGGSTTASSVSLLLPCSHSSASLLLC
- a CDS encoding ABC transporter ATP-binding protein, which encodes MLLRTVVLRDPRWLLLAGNALLATTAGLLLPTALAGAVDMALGGRLDPGTVLWLAGLVGVEVVGDAIGVVLAAAIAARGTAFLRRKVIGKLVGLGHPGRFEAGDAVSRLTGDSAIAGNFAVLLVNLGITVMTAGGAVVALTLLDWRLAAVFLLSVPLALLLVRSHLRLTADDVATYQEVSGELSARLLDAVGGLRTIAASGRADQEADRVLRPLPRLAAAGVGMWRTQAKMIWRAGLLLPAVELAVLTAAGFGVVAGRLSIGDVLAAMAYAALGMTVVGQAAVLTAVQRARASAGRIDEVLAQEPVAAGAPGYAPPGAVELRGVCVPDALHDVDLLVPSGMFLAVVGRSGSGKSALAAVIGGLTAPSAGRVARGGSVGYAFERPALLGATVADTVAYGTSLGRPEVEEACRAVRVHDVVVRLPDGYDTPMADTPLSGGEAQRLGLARAVVRDPQVLVLDDATASLDTVTESAVERAIASALPGRTRVVVTHRAATARRADAVVWLEDGRVRAMASHLSLWENAEYRAVFG